A single region of the Paraburkholderia sprentiae WSM5005 genome encodes:
- a CDS encoding electron transfer flavoprotein subunit alpha/FixB family protein: MTNLVIAEHDNASIKAATLNTIAAAQKIGGDIHVLVAGHNAQAAADAAAKIAGVGKVLLADALQLAEGLAENVEATVLTLVQDAAKHYTHILAPATAYGKNIAPRIAAKLDVAQISDITAVDSADTFERPIYAGNAIAIVQSADPIKVITVRTTGFDAVAAEGGSAAVEKIEAAADAGISQFVSREVTKLDRPELTSAKIIVSGGRGLGSGENYTKVLEPLADKLGAALGASRAAVDAGFVPNDYQVGQTGKIVAPQLYVAVGISGAIQHLAGMKDSKVIVAINKDEEAPIFSVADYGLVGDLFTLVPELVSELG, translated from the coding sequence ATGACGAATCTGGTAATAGCAGAACACGACAACGCGTCGATCAAGGCCGCGACGCTGAACACGATCGCGGCGGCACAGAAGATTGGCGGTGATATCCACGTGCTGGTCGCAGGTCACAACGCGCAGGCCGCAGCGGACGCAGCCGCGAAAATCGCCGGCGTCGGTAAAGTGCTGCTCGCCGACGCGCTGCAACTGGCCGAAGGCCTCGCGGAAAACGTCGAAGCGACGGTGTTGACGCTGGTGCAGGATGCGGCGAAGCACTACACGCACATCCTCGCGCCGGCCACCGCCTACGGCAAGAACATCGCGCCGCGTATCGCCGCGAAGCTCGACGTCGCGCAGATCAGCGACATCACGGCAGTGGATAGCGCCGACACGTTCGAGCGTCCGATCTACGCAGGCAATGCGATCGCGATCGTGCAATCGGCTGATCCGATCAAGGTCATCACGGTGCGGACCACCGGTTTCGACGCAGTGGCGGCGGAAGGCGGCAGCGCAGCGGTCGAGAAGATCGAGGCGGCAGCCGACGCAGGCATCTCGCAGTTCGTGAGCCGCGAAGTGACGAAGCTCGACCGTCCGGAACTGACGAGTGCGAAGATCATCGTGTCGGGTGGCCGGGGTCTGGGCAGCGGCGAGAACTACACGAAGGTGCTGGAACCGCTGGCGGACAAGCTCGGCGCGGCGCTCGGCGCGTCGCGCGCGGCCGTCGATGCGGGCTTCGTGCCGAACGACTATCAGGTCGGCCAGACGGGCAAGATCGTCGCGCCGCAACTGTATGTCGCGGTGGGCATCTCGGGTGCGATCCAGCACCTCGCGGGCATGAAAGATTCGAAGGTGATCGTCGCGATCAACAAGGACGAAGAAGCGCCGATTTTCAGCGTCGCGGATTACGGTCTCGTTGGCGATCTGTTCACGCTCGTGCCGGAACTCGTGAGCGAACTCGGCTAA
- a CDS encoding methionine ABC transporter permease — translation MLSEMFDMFVQSFWETLIMVGISGLIGAVLGVPLGVLLYLTDRQGVLENVAVNRVMGVIVNAVRSTPFIILLVAVIPFTRLVVGSSIGTAAAIVPLTIAAAPFIARLVETALREVDRGLIEAAQAMGATTSQIVFKVLLPESLPGVVAGLTITFVSLVGYSAMAGAIGGGGLGDLGIRYGYQRFLPEVMLAVVLILIVFVQLVQSFGDWLVRRLSHK, via the coding sequence ATGTTGAGTGAAATGTTCGATATGTTCGTCCAGTCCTTCTGGGAGACGCTCATCATGGTGGGCATCTCCGGACTGATTGGCGCTGTGCTTGGCGTGCCGCTCGGCGTGCTGCTGTATCTGACCGACCGCCAGGGCGTGCTCGAAAACGTCGCGGTGAATCGGGTGATGGGCGTGATCGTCAATGCGGTGCGCTCGACGCCGTTCATCATCCTGCTGGTCGCGGTGATTCCGTTTACGCGGCTCGTCGTCGGTTCCTCGATCGGCACGGCGGCCGCGATCGTGCCGCTGACGATCGCCGCCGCGCCGTTCATCGCGCGGCTGGTCGAGACGGCGCTGCGCGAGGTCGATCGCGGGCTCATCGAGGCGGCCCAGGCGATGGGCGCGACCACCAGCCAGATCGTCTTCAAGGTGCTGCTGCCGGAATCGCTGCCGGGCGTGGTCGCCGGTCTGACGATCACCTTCGTGTCGCTGGTCGGCTATTCGGCGATGGCCGGCGCGATCGGCGGCGGCGGTCTCGGCGATCTCGGTATCCGCTACGGCTATCAGCGCTTCCTGCCAGAAGTGATGCTCGCGGTCGTGCTGATTTTGATCGTGTTCGTGCAACTCGTGCAGTCGTTTGGGGATTGGCTCGTGCGCCGGTTGAGCCACAAATAA
- a CDS encoding MetQ/NlpA family ABC transporter substrate-binding protein — MQRRFILKLAAVLGAATLFATTAAHADDTIKVGVTGGPHAQIMDVVKTVAAKNGLNIRIVEFSDYVQPNAALASGDLDANSYQHDPYLQAQVKDRGYKLIRIADTVTYPMGIYSKKVKSLAELQPGAKIAVPNDPTNGGRALLLLQKQGLLKLRADAGLKATPLDIVDNPKKLKIVELDAAQIPRSLGDVDAAAINTNFAMEAGLKPKQDAIAIEDPKGPYVNVIAIRATDKNKPWVAKLVGAYHSPEVKQFVDSKFGGSVITSW; from the coding sequence ATGCAACGTCGCTTCATTCTCAAGCTGGCCGCCGTGCTCGGCGCGGCAACGCTCTTCGCCACCACCGCGGCGCATGCCGACGACACGATCAAGGTCGGCGTCACCGGCGGCCCGCACGCGCAGATCATGGACGTCGTGAAGACGGTCGCCGCGAAGAACGGCCTGAACATCAGGATCGTCGAATTCTCCGATTACGTGCAGCCGAACGCGGCGCTCGCGAGCGGCGATCTGGACGCGAACAGCTACCAGCACGACCCGTACTTGCAGGCACAGGTGAAGGATCGTGGCTACAAGCTGATCCGCATCGCCGATACGGTCACGTACCCGATGGGTATCTATTCGAAGAAAGTGAAGTCGCTCGCCGAACTGCAGCCCGGCGCGAAGATCGCGGTGCCGAACGATCCGACCAACGGCGGCCGCGCGCTTCTGTTGCTGCAAAAGCAGGGCTTGCTGAAGCTGCGCGCCGATGCGGGCCTGAAGGCGACGCCGCTCGATATCGTCGACAACCCGAAGAAACTGAAGATCGTCGAACTCGACGCGGCGCAGATTCCGCGCTCGTTGGGCGACGTCGACGCCGCCGCGATCAATACCAACTTTGCGATGGAAGCGGGCCTCAAGCCGAAGCAGGACGCCATCGCCATCGAAGACCCGAAGGGCCCGTACGTGAACGTGATCGCGATTCGCGCAACGGACAAGAACAAGCCGTGGGTCGCGAAGCTCGTCGGGGCGTACCACTCGCCGGAAGTGAAGCAGTTCGTCGACAGCAAATTCGGCGGCTCGGTGATCACCTCCTGGTGA
- a CDS encoding electron transfer flavoprotein subunit beta/FixA family protein produces MKILVPVKRVVDYNVKVRVKSDGTGVDIANVKMSMNPFDEIAVEEAVRLKEAGVATEVIAVSAGVTQAQETLRTALAIGADRAILIESNEDLQPLAVAKLLKALVDREQPQLVILGKQAIDDDSNQTGQMLAALANLPQATFASKVVVADGKATVSREVDGGAETLSLKLPAVITTDLRLNEPRYVTLPNIMKAKKKPLETLRPEELGVDVTPRLKTLKVAEPPKRAAGVKVPDVKTLVEKLKSEAKVL; encoded by the coding sequence ATGAAAATTCTGGTGCCAGTCAAGCGAGTGGTCGACTACAACGTGAAGGTCCGCGTGAAATCGGACGGCACGGGCGTCGACATCGCGAACGTGAAAATGTCGATGAACCCGTTCGACGAAATCGCGGTGGAAGAAGCCGTGCGTCTGAAGGAAGCGGGCGTGGCGACCGAAGTGATCGCCGTGTCGGCCGGTGTGACGCAGGCGCAGGAAACGCTGCGCACCGCGCTCGCCATCGGCGCGGACCGCGCGATCCTGATCGAGTCGAACGAAGACCTGCAGCCGCTCGCGGTCGCGAAGTTGCTCAAGGCGCTGGTCGACAGGGAACAGCCGCAGCTGGTGATCCTCGGCAAGCAGGCGATCGACGACGATTCGAACCAGACGGGTCAGATGCTCGCCGCGCTCGCGAACCTGCCGCAGGCGACCTTCGCGTCGAAGGTGGTGGTTGCAGACGGCAAGGCAACGGTGTCGCGTGAAGTGGACGGCGGCGCCGAGACGCTATCGCTGAAACTGCCCGCTGTGATCACCACCGATCTGCGCCTGAACGAGCCGCGCTACGTGACGCTGCCGAACATCATGAAGGCGAAGAAAAAGCCGCTGGAAACGCTCAGGCCCGAAGAGCTCGGCGTCGATGTCACGCCGCGTCTGAAGACGCTGAAAGTCGCCGAGCCGCCGAAGCGCGCCGCCGGTGTGAAGGTGCCGGACGTGAAGACGCTGGTCGAGAAGCTGAAGAGCGAAGCCAAGGTGCTGTGA